Proteins encoded within one genomic window of Cytophagales bacterium:
- a CDS encoding TonB-dependent receptor has product MKYSISILFLFCACFFAMGQNDDIKFSGTFNSASIVEVANSIQSGTGVDLFYSPSATDSLKFSGSFSQEPLESVLKTLFQDQGINYLLDGNSVILTYNSRVIKDLGITSAFRRSQQQQQEEQVDKGLIFRREYLNLDGEEEDLTTKVFEIGKWTPGDADARSTIAGYITEQVSGDPVEGALVFIQNPFVGASTDEEGFFSLTIPRGKHLLNFQSLNMKNTYRNVVLFSDGRLDVKMAVDIVALNSVVVSADRDANVREAELGVTRIDIKETKNLPVLLGERDIVKVATTTSGVQTIGEGAAGVNIRGGKADQNLFLVDGATVYNTSHFFGFFSIFNADAIDNLELYKSTIPAQYGGRLSSVFDISLKTPSKEKFSGTGGLGPVTSKLLIETPIVKDRTSIMVGGQATYSDFVLNRVTNSSIGNTDASFYDVVAKIDHKLNDKSNLSITGYRSFDSFQLQTDTLLSFSDFSYTNTLAALNWDWRFNDNLKADLHLSTVQYEYDINYEFLPSQAFNLAFQINEKSGRLNFNYYQNPQLTWDAGVDFKRFDLQPGHRMPVGAESLITEARIEDEQGTEMAGYLNAKYEPNDKLLINGGLRFTRFAALGERTAYTYGNGEKNTIQDRTDSTFFDKGEVIQAYSGPEWRLSARYTLDPNSSVKFGFNRNQQFIHLLVNAASISPTDIWRLSSEHLRPQIADQVSLGYYRNLPFKDQIIETSVEVYYKDIQDLLDFKLGADLLFNENIETAVLQGPGRSYGVELSAKKNDGWFTGWINYTYSRSQIKLEGDSPLENINEGQFFPTNYDKPHYVNLVTNYKFTRRYSFSANVVYSTGRPITYPIGKWNFKNVENIYYSERNAFRIPDYFRLDIGFNMEGNHKIKKLSHSFWSFSVYNVLGIDNVYSVFFNVDNGEVKAYKLTVFPNPIPTLTYNFTF; this is encoded by the coding sequence ATGAAATATAGCATCAGCATACTTTTTTTATTCTGCGCATGCTTTTTTGCCATGGGCCAGAATGATGACATTAAGTTCTCAGGCACATTCAATAGCGCTTCGATAGTGGAAGTTGCTAATTCAATCCAATCAGGAACAGGTGTAGATCTTTTTTATTCCCCTTCGGCGACTGACTCCCTGAAGTTTTCAGGCTCATTCAGCCAGGAACCGCTGGAATCTGTGCTTAAGACCTTATTTCAGGATCAGGGAATTAACTATTTACTGGATGGCAATTCAGTGATACTTACTTACAACTCCAGGGTGATCAAAGACCTGGGCATCACATCTGCCTTTAGAAGATCACAACAACAGCAACAAGAAGAACAAGTGGACAAAGGGTTGATCTTCCGGAGAGAATACCTCAACCTCGATGGTGAGGAAGAAGACCTGACTACCAAGGTTTTTGAGATTGGCAAATGGACTCCCGGAGATGCCGATGCCAGATCTACCATTGCGGGATATATCACAGAGCAAGTCTCCGGTGACCCTGTTGAAGGGGCGTTGGTATTTATTCAGAACCCATTTGTCGGAGCATCTACTGATGAAGAAGGCTTTTTCAGCCTTACCATTCCAAGAGGCAAACACCTGCTCAATTTCCAGTCGCTGAACATGAAGAACACTTACAGAAATGTAGTGCTCTTCTCAGACGGACGATTGGACGTTAAAATGGCAGTAGATATCGTCGCGCTAAACTCTGTGGTAGTAAGCGCGGATCGTGATGCTAACGTAAGAGAGGCTGAGCTTGGCGTAACGCGTATTGATATCAAGGAAACCAAAAATCTTCCTGTTTTACTAGGAGAAAGAGATATTGTAAAAGTAGCCACCACCACTTCAGGTGTTCAAACCATTGGTGAAGGTGCGGCTGGCGTAAATATTCGCGGAGGTAAAGCTGATCAAAACCTCTTTCTGGTTGATGGTGCCACAGTGTACAACACATCTCACTTCTTTGGCTTTTTCTCCATTTTCAATGCAGATGCCATCGATAATCTGGAATTGTACAAGAGTACTATTCCTGCACAATATGGCGGCCGTCTATCTTCCGTATTTGACATAAGCCTTAAAACGCCAAGCAAAGAGAAATTCTCAGGCACTGGCGGATTAGGGCCAGTTACATCGAAGTTGCTGATCGAAACGCCTATTGTCAAGGATCGAACGTCCATCATGGTGGGTGGACAAGCGACTTACTCAGATTTCGTACTGAACCGTGTCACCAACTCTTCTATTGGTAATACAGATGCTTCTTTCTACGATGTGGTCGCGAAGATTGACCATAAGTTGAATGATAAGAGTAACTTAAGCATTACCGGATACCGAAGCTTCGATAGTTTCCAATTGCAAACTGACACACTACTATCATTCTCTGATTTCTCCTACACGAACACTTTGGCTGCACTGAATTGGGATTGGAGATTCAATGACAACCTAAAGGCCGACTTGCACTTGTCTACGGTACAGTACGAGTATGACATCAATTACGAGTTTTTGCCTTCTCAGGCATTCAACCTGGCTTTCCAGATCAATGAGAAAAGTGGACGTTTGAATTTCAACTATTACCAAAACCCACAATTAACCTGGGATGCTGGGGTTGATTTCAAGCGATTTGACCTACAGCCTGGCCACCGAATGCCAGTTGGAGCTGAGTCCCTAATCACGGAAGCAAGAATCGAGGATGAGCAAGGCACAGAAATGGCTGGATACCTGAATGCAAAATATGAGCCTAACGACAAGTTATTGATCAATGGAGGGCTTCGCTTCACTCGCTTTGCCGCTTTGGGAGAAAGAACTGCCTATACCTATGGTAATGGAGAAAAGAATACCATACAAGATCGGACAGATTCCACCTTCTTCGACAAAGGAGAAGTCATACAGGCCTATTCAGGACCTGAGTGGCGATTATCTGCACGATATACATTGGATCCTAATAGCTCTGTAAAGTTTGGCTTCAACCGAAACCAGCAGTTCATCCACTTATTGGTAAACGCAGCATCTATTTCTCCAACGGATATCTGGAGGCTTTCCAGTGAGCATCTGAGACCTCAGATCGCTGATCAGGTTTCATTAGGATACTATCGCAACCTGCCGTTTAAAGATCAGATCATCGAAACATCGGTGGAAGTATACTATAAAGACATTCAGGACCTGCTGGATTTCAAATTGGGTGCCGACCTTCTGTTCAATGAGAACATTGAGACGGCCGTTCTTCAAGGACCAGGTCGATCTTATGGCGTCGAGCTTTCTGCGAAGAAAAACGATGGCTGGTTCACCGGCTGGATCAACTACACCTACTCGCGTTCACAAATTAAATTAGAAGGCGATAGCCCGTTGGAAAACATCAACGAAGGTCAATTCTTCCCTACCAACTATGACAAGCCGCACTATGTAAACCTGGTCACGAATTACAAATTCACCAGAAGATATAGCTTCTCCGCCAACGTGGTTTACTCCACGGGCCGTCCTATCACTTATCCGATCGGAAAGTGGAACTTCAAGAATGTAGAGAACATCTACTACTCAGAGCGAAATGCTTTCAGGATTCCTGATTATTTCCGATTGGATATCGGATTCAACATGGAAGGAAATCACAAGATCAAGAAGCTGTCTCATTCTTTCTGGTCGTTCTCTGTCTACAATGTGCTTGGCATCGACAATGTCTATTCGGTGTTCTTCAACGTGGATAATGGTGAAGTAAAAGCTTACAAACTCACTGTCTTCCCGAATCCAATCCCAACCTTAACGTATAACTTCACATTCTGA
- a CDS encoding DinB family protein: MSGNKPRYESLCDQLQAVFDGEPWYGDSLIAKLEMIRAEVEEPSDLNKTASYVQHLINWRQFVIKKLIGDIDFDITLNTTADWTDINIEHFEAWDHLLELLRDTQNQLVTLIRSLSNEVLIKQVPGKDYSFEHMLHGLIQHEVYHTGQIAVYWKNR; the protein is encoded by the coding sequence ATGTCTGGTAACAAACCACGCTATGAATCCCTTTGCGACCAGCTCCAGGCAGTCTTTGATGGAGAACCCTGGTATGGTGATAGTCTGATCGCCAAACTGGAAATGATAAGGGCGGAAGTAGAGGAGCCTTCCGATCTGAATAAAACTGCGAGTTACGTCCAACACCTCATCAATTGGCGGCAATTCGTGATCAAAAAACTCATAGGTGATATCGACTTTGATATCACCCTCAATACAACTGCAGACTGGACAGACATTAATATTGAACATTTTGAGGCTTGGGACCATCTCCTGGAATTACTCCGCGATACACAAAATCAATTGGTAACGCTCATTAGATCACTTTCTAATGAAGTATTAATAAAGCAAGTTCCCGGAAAGGATTACAGTTTCGAACACATGCTTCATGGGCTGATTCAGCATGAGGTTTATCACACAGGACAAATAGCAGTGTATTGGAAAAATCGATAG
- a CDS encoding DUF6443 domain-containing protein, protein MQLKAIIPLIVWMMMGLACLSQTTTQNYVQTLTARDTISGALIHEQNYPQKVQADVVYIDGLGRTIQAVMQGASPTGKDLIKMHTYDPIGRQDKDYLPFEASSTSGAYQINVGAGQQGFYANPPTGVATNSYPYSQTLFESSPLNRPLETSAPGTAWRSSLHGGTHTVDYAYRFNTVADEIRLITVDQSLGQTMTATTDYAANQLRGTMITDEDGKKRLEFTDKAGKVICKINAVGTADETYTYYVYDNRDLLTFVIPPQAVAEIGANWNLLNDVTFRKQWLFRYQYDHRNRMVEKQVPGAEKVEMVYDKRDRLVMTLDGNRRDVATVSGTNSSGNVEYVENGELIVENYQGKSYVRAPGAKIRFKKPDIYITKAQDFSARKATSAITNENQWLYTKYDALNRPVMTGIISSALNRQEVQTLIDTNNNYDFSVDYIGDANGNIHGYDDTSYPQATGTQVLTVTYYDNYDFVTDFTWGTNYTYSDHHPNTIGMVTGSLTLLLDDHSTSTQAKHLKVVTYYDDRLRPKAQMTENYFGNVDEVVTTYKNDVVPLVASTRTKHRKDGSITTVDETFTYDHRDRLLTHTHAVVGNGTKTLASNAYNALGQLIEKDLHDDGSPAQSVDYRYNERGWLTTINGGSGTFDDGNDQFGMELKYDDAPNPQYNGNIAQWFWKTNGGGQNENEQLYQYSYDALNRITNAGYGSTDKNGYFAVGGISYDLNGNLLSLTRRSDFIKIDELDYYYEGNQLIQVEDSRSATKGFKDLDSPVGTIEYTYDDNGNMITDTNKGITNIQYNYLNLPQQVTLTDNTKIHYTYDAAGIKHRKTVDDGSPETTTYSSGFHYKDNAIQFVQHAEGRARYNSGSWLYEYNLTDHLGNVRVSVNESGSVVQRQDYYPFGLTFNSSAESPENLYKYNGKEEQKETGWYDYGARMHDPWLGRWMVVDPMSEELYHLSPYNYAENNPLRFIDPDGMLSTDVIDNGDGTYDVVGGDVNDGDKGIYVVAQNDDGSYSRTGERIGESVTTHSFYNADTQDPESQQGWQGTIDTNSTESGDLVEGFKSDAENESIVSYMPNATDGEKYDFKRNGNPDNNDRDNHHRGSLWGVKEDGTKVYGSARDAGNYAAGYISGLKGLGWEAAKLGFNTLEFVKSGSLEGAQSTLAQKLGHTDGKSVRQSRTTSLPGFGPGIPIIKK, encoded by the coding sequence ATGCAACTCAAAGCAATAATTCCACTGATAGTGTGGATGATGATGGGTTTGGCCTGCCTTTCCCAAACCACCACCCAAAACTACGTCCAGACCCTGACGGCACGAGATACGATCTCTGGTGCACTGATCCATGAGCAGAACTATCCTCAAAAGGTGCAAGCTGATGTGGTGTACATCGATGGACTGGGCAGGACCATCCAGGCAGTGATGCAAGGTGCTTCTCCTACCGGTAAGGACTTGATAAAGATGCACACCTACGATCCTATCGGTCGGCAGGACAAAGACTACCTGCCCTTTGAAGCAAGTTCTACTTCAGGAGCTTATCAAATTAATGTGGGCGCTGGACAGCAAGGATTCTATGCCAATCCACCTACAGGTGTAGCCACTAATAGCTATCCCTACAGCCAAACCCTGTTCGAAAGCTCACCATTGAACCGACCACTGGAAACCAGCGCTCCTGGTACAGCCTGGAGAAGTTCTTTGCATGGAGGAACACATACGGTAGATTATGCCTATCGATTCAATACAGTCGCTGACGAAATTCGATTGATCACCGTGGATCAGTCTTTAGGTCAGACCATGACGGCCACTACTGATTATGCCGCCAATCAACTTCGAGGCACAATGATTACCGATGAAGATGGCAAAAAGAGGTTGGAGTTTACCGACAAAGCCGGCAAGGTCATTTGTAAGATCAATGCAGTAGGTACTGCCGATGAAACCTATACCTACTATGTCTATGATAATCGCGACCTACTGACTTTTGTAATCCCGCCACAGGCAGTAGCTGAGATTGGAGCTAACTGGAATCTTCTCAACGATGTTACCTTCCGCAAACAATGGCTATTTCGCTATCAATACGATCATCGCAACCGCATGGTCGAAAAACAAGTGCCCGGAGCAGAGAAAGTAGAGATGGTTTACGACAAAAGAGATCGACTGGTCATGACCCTGGATGGCAACCGAAGGGATGTAGCGACTGTTTCAGGAACTAATTCCTCCGGCAACGTTGAATATGTGGAAAACGGAGAGCTCATTGTCGAGAACTACCAGGGCAAAAGCTATGTCCGCGCTCCCGGAGCCAAGATTCGATTCAAAAAGCCAGACATCTACATCACCAAGGCACAAGACTTTTCCGCAAGAAAAGCCACCAGTGCCATCACCAATGAAAACCAATGGCTATATACCAAGTATGATGCCCTGAACCGGCCTGTCATGACCGGGATCATATCCTCAGCCCTCAACCGACAGGAGGTTCAAACCCTCATTGATACCAACAACAACTATGACTTCAGTGTGGACTATATCGGTGATGCCAATGGAAACATCCACGGCTATGATGATACCAGCTATCCCCAAGCCACAGGCACACAAGTACTCACTGTAACCTACTACGACAACTACGATTTTGTTACTGACTTCACCTGGGGAACCAACTACACCTATTCAGATCATCATCCCAATACCATCGGAATGGTAACCGGAAGTCTCACCCTGCTATTGGATGATCATAGCACTTCAACCCAGGCAAAACACCTGAAGGTAGTCACCTACTATGATGACAGATTACGTCCAAAGGCCCAAATGACAGAAAACTACTTTGGTAATGTAGATGAGGTCGTGACCACTTACAAAAATGACGTGGTGCCACTGGTTGCAAGTACGAGGACAAAACACCGAAAGGATGGTTCGATCACTACTGTCGATGAAACATTCACCTATGACCACCGGGATCGGTTACTTACCCATACACATGCTGTTGTAGGAAATGGCACAAAAACGCTGGCTAGCAATGCCTACAATGCCCTTGGGCAGTTGATCGAGAAAGACCTGCATGATGATGGGTCACCGGCACAGTCGGTGGATTATCGTTATAATGAGAGAGGTTGGCTCACAACCATCAATGGAGGGTCTGGCACATTCGATGATGGCAATGATCAATTTGGGATGGAATTAAAATACGATGATGCTCCAAATCCTCAGTACAATGGAAATATTGCACAGTGGTTCTGGAAAACAAATGGCGGAGGCCAAAATGAAAACGAGCAATTGTATCAATATTCCTATGATGCCTTGAATAGAATTACTAATGCCGGCTATGGAAGTACAGATAAAAATGGGTATTTTGCTGTAGGAGGTATCTCCTATGATTTGAATGGCAACTTATTGAGCCTGACGAGAAGAAGCGACTTCATTAAAATTGATGAGTTGGACTATTATTATGAAGGGAATCAATTGATTCAGGTAGAAGATAGTCGAAGTGCGACCAAAGGCTTTAAGGATCTGGACTCTCCAGTAGGAACCATAGAGTATACCTATGATGACAATGGCAACATGATTACGGATACCAACAAAGGCATCACCAACATCCAATACAACTACCTGAACCTGCCCCAGCAAGTCACGCTCACAGATAACACCAAGATCCACTACACCTATGATGCGGCCGGCATCAAGCACCGCAAGACAGTAGATGATGGTTCCCCGGAAACAACGACATATTCCAGTGGCTTCCACTACAAAGACAATGCTATACAATTTGTCCAGCATGCCGAAGGCAGGGCCAGATACAACAGCGGTTCATGGTTATACGAATACAACCTCACTGACCACTTAGGTAATGTGCGAGTATCCGTCAATGAATCGGGGAGTGTGGTACAGAGACAAGACTACTATCCTTTTGGCCTCACGTTTAATAGCTCTGCAGAAAGTCCTGAGAATCTATATAAGTACAATGGGAAAGAAGAGCAGAAGGAAACTGGCTGGTATGATTACGGGGCCAGAATGCATGATCCTTGGTTGGGTAGATGGATGGTTGTTGACCCCATGAGTGAAGAGCTTTATCATCTTTCTCCTTATAATTATGCGGAAAATAATCCACTACGATTTATTGATCCTGATGGGATGCTATCAACAGATGTAATTGATAATGGAGATGGTACATATGACGTGGTTGGCGGTGATGTAAATGATGGGGATAAAGGCATATATGTTGTGGCACAAAATGATGACGGCAGTTATTCCCGGACTGGTGAAAGAATAGGAGAGTCGGTGACTACTCACTCATTTTATAATGCGGACACTCAAGATCCTGAAAGTCAACAAGGTTGGCAAGGAACAATTGATACTAATTCCACAGAATCAGGAGATTTGGTTGAAGGATTTAAGTCTGATGCAGAAAATGAAAGCATTGTTAGCTACATGCCAAATGCTACTGATGGGGAAAAGTACGATTTTAAGAGAAACGGAAATCCGGATAATAATGATCGCGACAATCACCATAGAGGTTCATTATGGGGAGTTAAGGAAGATGGGACCAAAGTCTACGGGTCTGCAAGAGATGCTGGTAATTATGCCGCGGGATACATATCTGGATTAAAAGGGTTGGGCTGGGAGGCAGCTAAATTAGGATTTAATACTCTTGAATTCGTTAAGTCAGGATCTCTGGAAGGTGCTCAATCTACCTTAGCGCAAAAACTAGGTCATACAGATGGGAAATCTGTACGGCAATCTAGAACAACTTCTTTACCTGGATTTGGACCAGGTATTCCGATTATTAAGAAATAG
- a CDS encoding DoxX family protein: MQKLKYYLPRVIAALIMLQTLYFKFGLGGPEALEESKNLFGGVTSFLLGSSDLEWLVRIGTGIGELLASILLFVPRFTKWGALLTIGVMSGAVVSHLLILGIAVADDDGFLFGMAVVALVCGVLAYLVPNTQVAYPVGSDR; the protein is encoded by the coding sequence ATGCAAAAGCTCAAATACTACTTACCTCGCGTGATTGCTGCTCTGATCATGTTGCAAACCCTTTATTTCAAATTCGGACTAGGTGGACCCGAAGCGCTAGAAGAATCGAAAAACCTGTTTGGTGGGGTCACCAGTTTCTTGTTGGGTTCATCTGATCTGGAGTGGTTGGTACGGATCGGCACCGGAATAGGAGAATTGCTCGCTTCTATACTGTTGTTTGTTCCAAGGTTTACAAAATGGGGTGCCCTGTTGACCATCGGCGTTATGTCCGGGGCAGTGGTTTCTCATTTACTGATCCTGGGGATTGCGGTGGCTGATGATGACGGATTCTTATTTGGAATGGCGGTGGTAGCCCTGGTTTGTGGGGTGTTGGCTTATTTGGTTCCTAATACCCAAGTGGCTTATCCAGTAGGTAGTGATCGATGA
- the purB gene encoding adenylosuccinate lyase translates to MSELNPLMAISPIDGRYRSKTASLENYFSEFALIRYRVKVEVLYFISLCDAIPNLTGVDRNLFSEMHAIVDNFSEADADRIKNIEKTTNHDVKAVEYFLKEKLEALGLSEQIEFIHFGLTSQDINNTAIPMSLKDAIEEEFIPQLEKVKDQIAGLANAWSDIPMLAKTHGQPASPTRLGKELDVFVKRLDVQLVQLKQIPYSGKFGGATGNFNAHYLAYPEVDWHAFAGKFLSDKLGISRSEPTTQIEHYDNLAALFDALKRINTILIDLCRDVWTYISMNYFSQKIIAGEIGSSAMPHKVNPIDFENAEGNLGLANALFEHLSAKLPISRLQRDLTDSTVLRNIGVPIAHTQVSLFSIAKGLGKLQCNEQVIAQDLEENWAVVAEGIQTVLRREGFPKPYEALKSLTRKNEKITEASIQAFINDLDISEEIKAELRAISPFNYIGR, encoded by the coding sequence ATGTCCGAATTAAACCCTTTAATGGCTATTTCTCCGATTGACGGTAGATACCGATCAAAAACGGCAAGCCTGGAAAATTATTTCTCAGAATTCGCATTGATCCGATACCGGGTCAAAGTAGAGGTGCTTTACTTTATCTCACTTTGCGACGCAATTCCCAATTTAACAGGGGTTGATAGAAATTTGTTCTCGGAGATGCATGCCATCGTTGATAATTTCTCAGAAGCTGATGCAGATCGCATCAAAAACATTGAGAAAACGACTAATCACGATGTAAAAGCTGTCGAATATTTCCTGAAAGAAAAGCTGGAAGCACTCGGGTTATCCGAGCAAATTGAGTTCATTCACTTTGGACTTACCTCTCAGGACATCAACAATACGGCCATTCCGATGAGCCTGAAAGATGCCATCGAAGAAGAATTCATTCCTCAGCTGGAAAAAGTAAAAGATCAGATCGCAGGATTGGCCAATGCATGGAGCGATATCCCCATGTTGGCCAAAACTCACGGGCAACCTGCCTCACCAACCCGGCTTGGAAAAGAACTGGATGTATTCGTGAAAAGACTTGATGTTCAGTTGGTACAACTCAAGCAAATCCCCTACTCCGGAAAGTTTGGTGGAGCTACAGGAAATTTCAATGCGCATTACCTGGCCTACCCGGAGGTGGATTGGCATGCTTTCGCCGGGAAATTCCTATCAGATAAATTAGGCATCAGCCGAAGCGAGCCTACCACTCAGATTGAGCACTATGATAATCTGGCCGCACTATTCGATGCTTTGAAGCGGATCAACACCATCTTGATTGACCTGTGTCGTGATGTCTGGACTTATATTTCCATGAATTATTTCTCACAGAAAATCATCGCAGGAGAGATAGGTTCATCGGCCATGCCGCACAAAGTCAATCCCATTGATTTTGAAAACGCAGAAGGAAATCTGGGATTGGCCAATGCCCTTTTTGAGCATTTATCCGCTAAACTCCCGATCTCGAGATTACAGCGTGACCTTACAGATTCCACGGTTCTGAGAAATATTGGCGTTCCTATTGCTCATACACAGGTCTCCTTGTTTTCCATAGCGAAAGGTTTAGGGAAACTCCAATGCAACGAACAGGTGATTGCACAAGACCTTGAAGAAAACTGGGCCGTGGTAGCTGAAGGCATCCAGACCGTATTGCGCCGAGAAGGATTTCCTAAACCTTATGAAGCCTTAAAAAGCCTGACACGCAAGAACGAAAAGATCACGGAAGCGTCTATTCAAGCCTTTATTAACGACCTGGACATCAGTGAAGAGATTAAAGCAGAATTGCGGGCCATATCGCCGTTCAACTACATTGGGCGGTAA
- a CDS encoding ferredoxin--NADP reductase, with amino-acid sequence MVFGLFKKKKDKQKNGGDSRYHQLAVKEVVPIAKDAVNLVFESPEAEFNYEPGQFITLIQHVEGQKIRRAYSLCSTPFEDAHPAVTVKRVAGGLMSNHVNDNLKAGDLVEVMEPMGMFTTTYDAAALRNLVFFGGGSGITPLYSLIRSVLLKEPNTTLSLVYGNRSEEYVIFKKELEELQATYSDRFQLIHILEEGEADYVGRPTPETIKEITEKLDVNEETEIFICGPQPMMDVVTDGLKLANVKDEQVRLESFEAGKTSPSEIIADESGAGENSSEVSILLEGENYSITVPKDRPVLEVGLEDGLDMPYSCQSGLCTACRGKCTEGEISIDGAEGLTQDELDEGYVLLCVGKPLTDQVKVEIG; translated from the coding sequence ATGGTATTTGGACTATTCAAAAAGAAAAAAGACAAACAGAAAAACGGAGGAGACTCCCGGTATCACCAGCTGGCAGTAAAGGAAGTAGTTCCGATCGCCAAAGACGCGGTAAACCTGGTATTTGAATCTCCTGAAGCAGAATTTAACTATGAACCGGGACAGTTCATCACCCTGATCCAGCATGTCGAAGGTCAGAAAATCCGACGGGCTTATTCCTTGTGCAGCACTCCGTTCGAAGATGCGCATCCTGCCGTGACGGTAAAGCGAGTAGCCGGAGGGTTGATGTCTAACCATGTCAATGATAACCTGAAAGCCGGGGATTTAGTAGAGGTCATGGAGCCGATGGGGATGTTTACCACAACCTATGATGCTGCTGCTTTGCGTAACCTGGTGTTTTTCGGAGGAGGTTCTGGTATCACACCTTTATATTCTTTGATCCGTTCGGTGCTTTTGAAAGAGCCCAATACGACACTTTCGTTGGTCTATGGAAACAGGAGTGAAGAGTATGTGATCTTCAAGAAAGAACTAGAAGAACTGCAAGCAACTTATTCGGACAGGTTCCAGTTGATCCATATCCTCGAAGAAGGGGAAGCGGATTATGTAGGTCGACCTACGCCTGAGACCATTAAAGAAATTACTGAAAAACTAGACGTTAACGAAGAAACTGAAATATTCATCTGCGGACCCCAACCGATGATGGATGTCGTTACGGATGGTTTGAAACTTGCCAATGTGAAGGATGAGCAGGTGCGCCTGGAATCTTTCGAAGCTGGTAAAACTTCGCCTTCTGAGATCATTGCGGATGAATCCGGCGCAGGTGAGAACAGCAGTGAAGTAAGCATCTTACTTGAAGGTGAGAACTACAGCATCACGGTGCCAAAGGATCGCCCGGTTTTGGAAGTAGGTCTGGAAGATGGATTGGACATGCCTTACTCGTGTCAGTCAGGTCTGTGCACCGCATGCCGAGGAAAGTGCACCGAAGGTGAAATCAGTATTGATGGAGCAGAAGGGCTCACTCAGGACGAGCTGGACGAAGGTTATGTACTGCTTTGTGTAGGTAAACCACTCACCGATCAGGTTAAAGTAGAAATTGGGTAA
- a CDS encoding DUF4249 domain-containing protein has protein sequence MRIVKFMIPLVFVGFLSCVQPFDLVSIGTRSSIVVDAAITDEAKTHVIKLSESFAIDTTLNTAIRGATVWIVDQDGNREDLTSGSVGGEYLTSDNFQALPGNDYTLHIILPGGEKLVSRPETLPDPVTLDRIYGRYVTIPSNEEAGEDRGVQFFVDASSESTEPARLRYNWIETYEVRSPYVSRFVFDFEQNLPVRRQDTIHICYRTIPNTELILTTAAGQAENRVQEIPLKFVDQTTQQLSQMYSILVQQFVLSADAHEYYENLEETNEGSGSLSDRQVGTFPGNITSEDNPEELILGYFEVSRFYEERVFFTPSQFDEYVQSPYPLCGISQLDTLTTPELVSEYVEFGKRFGILDQVTDFSWQISSRRCADCKEFGTYEAPDFWPEN, from the coding sequence ATGAGAATTGTAAAATTCATGATCCCACTGGTATTTGTGGGATTTCTTTCATGCGTTCAACCTTTTGACCTGGTCTCTATTGGCACCAGATCATCGATCGTAGTGGATGCAGCGATCACTGATGAAGCGAAAACTCATGTCATTAAGCTTAGTGAATCATTTGCGATCGACACCACCTTAAACACCGCTATCAGAGGCGCAACTGTTTGGATTGTGGATCAGGATGGTAACAGGGAAGACCTGACCTCTGGTTCTGTGGGTGGCGAATACCTGACATCAGATAATTTTCAGGCGCTTCCTGGAAATGATTACACACTTCACATTATTCTTCCTGGTGGGGAAAAACTAGTTTCAAGGCCTGAAACCCTTCCAGACCCTGTGACGCTTGATCGAATTTATGGAAGGTACGTAACGATTCCCTCGAATGAAGAGGCCGGAGAAGATAGAGGAGTACAATTCTTTGTGGATGCCTCCAGTGAAAGTACAGAACCTGCACGTCTGCGATATAACTGGATTGAAACGTATGAAGTACGATCGCCCTATGTTTCACGATTCGTCTTTGATTTTGAACAAAACCTACCTGTTCGGAGACAAGACACCATTCACATTTGCTACCGTACCATTCCTAATACTGAGCTGATCTTGACCACAGCAGCCGGACAGGCTGAAAACCGTGTTCAGGAGATCCCTCTAAAGTTTGTAGATCAAACGACGCAACAGTTGAGTCAAATGTATTCCATCCTGGTACAGCAATTTGTACTTTCAGCAGATGCTCATGAGTACTATGAAAATCTGGAAGAAACCAACGAAGGTTCCGGTTCTCTTTCTGATCGTCAGGTAGGTACATTTCCCGGAAACATCACTTCAGAGGATAATCCTGAAGAACTGATCCTCGGCTATTTTGAGGTCTCCAGATTTTATGAAGAACGTGTGTTCTTCACTCCTTCACAATTTGATGAGTATGTCCAATCTCCGTATCCTTTGTGTGGCATTTCACAACTAGATACCCTGACCACTCCGGAATTAGTCTCGGAATATGTGGAATTTGGCAAACGATTTGGCATCCTGGATCAGGTAACGGACTTCTCGTGGCAGATCAGTTCTCGACGATGCGCAGACTGTAAGGAATTTGGCACTTATGAAGCGCCGGATTTCTGGCCAGAGAATTAA